ATGGAACGATGGATAAGGTGAATGAGGGGATATTTGAGGGAGCAAAAGAGGCCGTTATGATTTGTATCGGCCTCATCAGTGTTTTGACCTTTTGGCTTGGTTTAATGCGTATTGCTGAAAAAGCAGGCTTATTACGGGCATTAAGTAGACTGATGCAACCGATCATTACAAGGCTTTTTCCAGAGGTTCCTAAAGATCATCCAGCAATGGGTTATATATTATCGAACATAAGTGCAAATTTGTTTGGCTTAGGTAATGCTGCCACACCAATGGGGATTAAGGCTATGGAAGAGTTAAAACGGCTAAATGGTGGGAGAAGTGAAGCAAGCCGTTCGATGATTACTTTGCTTGCGATTAACACAGCTAGTATTACATTAATTCCTACTACTGTCATTTCAATCAGAATGCAATACGGTTCTGTCTCACCGACTGAAATTGTTGGGACAACCATATTAGCAACAACATGTTCAACAATTGGTGCTCTTCTTGTAGACCGTTACTTTTATTACCGCCGAATGCGCAGAAGGACGTGACATAAATGGAATGGGTGACGACAATTTCCATATGGATCATCCCTTCAGTGATTGCTCTAATCTTAGTTGCAGGTACATTAAAAAAAGTACCTACGTATGAAACGTTTGTCGATGGAGCAAAAGAAGGGATTCAAATGTCTTTTTCTATCATTCCATATTTAGTAGGGATGCTAGTAGCAATTACCGTTTTTAGAGAATCTGGTGCGATGGAATTTTTTATCTCATTATTTAAACCAGCTTTACATGCATTAGGTGTTCCTTCAGAAATCGTCCCACTTGCTATGATTCGGCCTCTATCTGGTACAGGGGCATTAGGAATGACGAGTGATTTAATTGCTACTCACGGACCTGATTCTTTTATTGGAAGGTTAGCGTCTACAATGCAAGGGAGCACTGATACAACGTTTTATGTATTAACTGTTTACTTTGGCGCTGTTGGGATAAAGAAAATGGGAGACGCTTTAAAGGTCGGTTTATTAGCTGATATCATTGGGGTTATTAGTTCAATTGTCATTGTAACT
The Bacillus shivajii DNA segment above includes these coding regions:
- a CDS encoding spore maturation protein — its product is MEWVTTISIWIIPSVIALILVAGTLKKVPTYETFVDGAKEGIQMSFSIIPYLVGMLVAITVFRESGAMEFFISLFKPALHALGVPSEIVPLAMIRPLSGTGALGMTSDLIATHGPDSFIGRLASTMQGSTDTTFYVLTVYFGAVGIKKMGDALKVGLLADIIGVISSIVIVTLVFM
- a CDS encoding nucleoside recognition domain-containing protein → MVNLIWISLFLIGFIFAAINGTMDKVNEGIFEGAKEAVMICIGLISVLTFWLGLMRIAEKAGLLRALSRLMQPIITRLFPEVPKDHPAMGYILSNISANLFGLGNAATPMGIKAMEELKRLNGGRSEASRSMITLLAINTASITLIPTTVISIRMQYGSVSPTEIVGTTILATTCSTIGALLVDRYFYYRRMRRRT